A window of Thiocapsa bogorovii genomic DNA:
GCACCGTCCCCAATCTGATCGGTCGCCACCGTGCCGGATTGATAGATGTCGTACCTCAGCATCGCCAGATCGCCGTCCAGCTCCAGGTGCGCCACCGCGCCGCGGACGTGGAGATGCAGAAAGCGCACGAGGCTGCGTAAGGCCATCCCTACGTCCGGTGAGTACTTCACCAGCAGGCCCATCAATCCCAGGGAATGCAGATCGGCCTGCTGGCCGACCAGCAGACCCAGATGCTGGCAGCCGGTGCTGTCGACACAGTGCGCCAACAGACGGCTACGGGCCGCGTAGGAAATCCGATTTTCAGGATCATCGAACAGGCTCAGGTCAAACCCCGCCCCGGCCAATACCTCAGCCGGATTGGCACCCAGGCTTCGGAGAGCCGCCGGCAGTGCCATGGTGGCGCCGATACGCAGCTCGGTTGCCGGGTGTGGGGGTGCTGTTCCGCGTCGGGTCATAGTCACGGCGTTTCCACTGCTTGATCTCGTTCGACATCCTAGGCGTTGCTGTCCGGAAATGTCCATTGTTTGTCTTGATATGTCCAGTGCGGCGGCAAGCGCCGTGTTAGAGTCCTACGCTACCGTCGATCTATGCGCGTTGTTGGAGGTCTCCGTCCAGCCGACCGAATTCGACATGACACCCACAGTGACGTTGAGGGGTCGCGTGCCGACGCCGCAACGCACTGAATCCCGAATTGGGCCCGTAACTGCGCCCCGATCAATGAGAGGAGTCGACGATGAATCCAAGGTGGCTTTCGAGTGTCGTTGCAGCGACCTTCCTGCTTGCTTCTACAATGATCCTCTCTGCGTCCGAAGAACAGCAGGTTCCCGAACGCAAACAGACGACCCTCGGTCTCTACATGAATGCCGCGCAGGCCTACGAACAGTGGAAGGCCGCACCTGAGAAAGTGACGATCATCGACGTGCGGACCCCGGAAGAATACGCCTTTGTCGGTCACCCGGAGATGGCATGGAACATCCCCTTCGCCTTTGTCACCTATCAGAGGAAGGACGGCAAGACCGAATACGGCCCGAAGATGAACGCCGATTTTGTAGAGCAGGTGAAAGAGTTAGCGGGAACAACCGACACCGTGCTGCTCATTTGCCGCTCAGGCGACCGCAGCGCCAAGGCGGTCGAACTGTTGGCGGCTGCCGGCCTCGAGAACGTCTACACCGTCACTGACGGATTTGAAGGCGACAAGGTCAAGGATCCCGGCAGCGTCTTTGACGGTAAGCGGATGAGGAACGGCTGGAAGAACTCGGCCCCCTGGGTCTATGACATCGATCCGGAAAAACTCATCCTTGAAGAGTATGCATCAGAGCATAAGCAATAGTGCGGCCTATGGGCCGGACTCGAACCAACCCAGAAGCGACGATCCAGAAGCGATGATCATGATCGATAACCGTTCCGCTATGGTGCGACTGTCTTGCGTTATTGTCTTTGCCGCGGCGGTTCTCGTGAGCGGTTGCGCCACGGATTCCAGCCTCCTCGGCGACGGCACCGGCGTCACCGCCAGCGACCCGACCCGCGTGACGCAGAGCGGCTTCCTGTCGAACTACGGGCGCCTGGCCGCATTGCGTGGCGTGGGGGCGGCGAACTAGGCTGGGACAAGGACGCGCCCATTCAGGGCTCGTCGCTGGTCTAGGTAGCGAGGGCTGCAAAACGATGCGCGATCTATTGCTGTTCGTAAACAATTTTTATGTGATCGCCCGCTTCGTCCGGCAGGTCTTCGTGTTCCTGTGCCTGCTCCTGATGCTGTTGGGGCTCGCCCTGGCCTGGGCGGAAGACTGGACCCTGGGGGACGCCGCCTATTTCACCTTGATCACCGGACTAACCGTGGGCTACGGCGACATCACGCCGGTGACGACACTCGGCCGGATTGCCAGCGTCGCGTCGGCGATTGTAGGCGTTGGCGCGACCGGTCTCTACGTCGCCATCGCCAGCAAGGCGGTCGCCACGGCAATCCGGGGCCAGCGCCCCCGTCGCGACACGAAGATTGCGGACGCTGATGTTGACTAATGGCCCTGCAGCGCGGCGCCGGCGGGCCGCATTCGGACTTGAGCCGGGTCACCCTCGCCACCCTGATGTCTTTGCCGGATGCAGACGAGACCTAAAACAACCACACACGCATGGCCGGCCAACCGATGAAAACGACCACAAGACTTGTCACCTTCCTGGCGCTGCTGCTGTTCGTCTGGTACCTGTTCGCCGACCGCATCACGCCCTACACTTCACTCGCGCGGGTCAAGGCGATCGTGATCGAGGTCGTGCCGCAGGTTTCGGGCTATGTCGCGGCACTTGCGGTGACCAACGCGCAGCTCGTCGAAGGCGGCGACCTGCTGGCCCGGATCGATCAACGACCCTTCGTGCTGGAGGTCGAGAAGGCGCGTTCCGCGCTGCAATCTGCGACCCAGTCCGTCGGCGCCAGCTCCTCCCAGGTCGAGGTCGCCCAGGCCACCCTCACCCAGGCCGAGATCAACCTTGAGAACGTGAAGGTCCAGAGCGCGCGCATCTTCGAGCTGGAGCAGAAGGGGCTGGTCGCCAAGGCCAAGGCCGACGACATGCGCGCCGACCTGGCCGCCGCCGAGAGCAAGGTGGCCGGGGCGCAGGCGGATCTGGAAAAGGCGCGCCAACAGCTGGGTGATCAGGGCGCCGACAATGCGCAGATCCGCTCCGCCATCGCGCAGTTGGGCGAGGCGGAGCTCGATCTGGAATGGACCGAGCTGCACGCGCCCTCGCGCGGTGTCGTGGTCGATCTGACGATCGGCGAGGGCACCTTCGCGAAGGCGGGCCAGGCGCTGATGAACCTGGTGTCCTTCGAGGATGTCTGGGTCGAGGCCTATCTGACCGAGAACAACCTGGCGCGGGTGTCCGTCGGCGATCCGGTGGACATCGTGCTGGATCTCTATCCGGGCCGGATCTTCAAGGGCGAGGTCAGCAGCATCACCAATGCCGCGTCGGTCGGCCCAGACTCGCCCGGTAGCCTGCCGAGCGTACCGAAGGAACAGGCCTGGCTGCGCGACCCGCAGCGTTTTCCGGTGCGTATCCGCATGCTGGGCTACGAGATCGGCAGCGAGAACGCCGACATCCGGCGCAATCTTAACGGCCAGGCCAATGTCATCGTCTACACAGGCGATAACGGGTTCCTGAACGCTCTTGGGGCGGCCTGGATCAGGCTGATCAGCTGGCTCTCCTATGCCTACTGAGCCGTCTACTGAGATCGGGCTCCCTGAGCCGGCGGACGACCAGGCCAGCGCGCGGCAAACCCACGACCGCCGCGCGCTCCGGCTTGGCCTCGGCGTGACCCTTACCTTCGTGATCGCGCTCGCCTACGACTGGACCCTGGCGTATCTCGCGCCCATCTTCACCGCGCCCTTGTTGCAGGCGCCGAGGGCGCCAACCCCGCGCGCGGCGGTCGGCATCCTGCTGGTGACGAGCCTGATCATGGCACTGTGCCTGATGGCGGGCGGCGTGTCGCAAGCCTACCCAGCGCTCTTTCTGCTCGCGCTCTTCCCCGCGTTGTTCTGGACCTTCCGCTCCGGTCTGCGCGGTGGCTCGTCCCTGGTGATGATCCTGCTGCTGGTCGGGCTGATGCTGGTGCCGATGGTCGCGAACACCACGGTCGAGATCACACGGGATGTCGCCGGCTCCTTCGTCGGCAACATCGGCGTCTCGCTGGCGGTGACGCTGCTCCTCTTCGCCCTGCTTCCGCCACTGCCGACCGAGCCGACGCCGGCGCCGAAGCCGGTCTTGCCGGCGGCGGAGGTGGATCGGCGTGCCTGGATCCTGACGGCCATCACCGGTTCCTACGCGGTCGCCTACTTCAGCTTCGGCTGGACCAACGTCCACACACCCATCTACATCGCCATCTACGCTTACAGCGCCAACCTGGCGCGTGGTCTGACCGTCACCAAGGGCATCCTCGCGGCCAATGTCGCGGCGGGTCTAGTCACCTTGGTCATGTACCAACTCACCGTCATGGCGCCGCACTTTCCGTTCGTGGCGACGATGACGCTGGCCGTCGTGCTGGTCCTTGCCCGCATGATCACGTCCGATGCGCCCTGGGCCCCGTTGGCCGGATTCGCTCTCAGCGTGGTGATGATCCTCTACGGCGAATCGATCATCCCCTTCAGCGACGAAGGCGGCGCCAACTTCGCCGATCGCTTGGGCGAGCTCGGCATGGCGGCGATCTACGCGCTGGTGGCGCTCTACGTCCTCGACGCGTATTTTCCCCCGAGAGAGGCTGGATCGGGCGACGCGCAAGCGTCCGCCGCGCCCGCAGCCGAAAACTAGGTGATTTCCGTGTATCAGCAACTTCCCCTGCTCTGTCGTCGTCGGTTCCTGTGTCTTTCAGCATGGATGGCGCTTGTCCCTTTCCTCGTTGGTTGCTCCAAGAGCGAGGAACCGGTTCCGGCGGAAACACCACGGCCGGTGAAGACCGTCGTGGTCGAAGTACCCGATATCGGCGGCGTGCGCCGCTTCCCGGGGCGTATCGATGCGCTGAACAAGGCCGAGGTCGCCTTCCGCGTACCGGGCACCATTGCGGAACTGCCGGTAAAAGAGGGCGACCTGGTCGAGCAGGGGCAGCTGCTCGTCGCCCTGGATCCGACCGACTTCGAGATCACGGTCAAAGACGCCCAGGCCAGCTTCGACCGCGCCGATAACGACTTCAAGCGCGCGCAGGAACTGGTCGAAAAGGACTTTATCTCGCGCACGGACTTCGACGAGAAGGAGGCCCAGTTCAAGAGCGCACAGGCCGCCCTCGATCAGGCCAAGCAGGATCTCTCCTACACCAGGCTGACGGCCTCCTTCCCCGCCACCGTCGCTAAGCGCTACGTGCAGCGTTTCGAAGAGGTCCAGGCCAAGCAGCCGGTGCTGGCGCTGCAGGACAGCACGCAGCTAGAGGTCAGGATCGACATGCCGGAGAACATCATGCTCAGCATCCGGCCCCCGGGAAGCGGCCAGCCGGAGGCCGGACGGGTACCGGTCACGGCCAGCTTCGACAACCGCCCGGGCAGGGAGTTTGATTTGACCCTTCGCGAGGTCGCGACCCGCGCCGATCCCAAGACCCAGACCTTCGAGGTCAGCTTTACCATGCCGGCCCCGAAGGACTTCCTGGTCCTCCCCGGCATGACCGCGACGGTGACCGCGGATCTGAGCAAGGTCGCGACGGCCGACACGGTCTTCTACCTGCCCGCCGCGGCCGTGACCGCCGACGAATCGCTCCAGCCCTTCGTCTGGGTGGTCGACGAGACGACGATGAGGGTGCAAAAGACTCCGGTCGAGGTTGGTCGCTTGACGGGCCGGTCGATCGCGGTCAAGGACGGCCTCACCCCCGGCAGCCGGGTGGTGACCGCCGGTGTTGGCTATCTCGCCGAGGGCATGCCGGTGCGCCTGCTGCCCGAGCGCGAGGAGGCCGAGCCGCGGCCCGGCGAGGTGCCGAGCGAATCGCCGCTTCCCGCCTCGGCCCCGCCTGCATCCTGATGGGAACATCCAAGACCGTGAACATCGGCGAATACTCGGTTCGAAACCCCGTCATTTCCTGGCTGCTGGTCATCATCCTGATCGGCGGCGGGCTCTGGGGCTTTCAGGGCATGGGCAAGCTGGAGGACCCGGCCTTCACCGTCAAGGTGGCCAAGGTCATCACCTATTACCCAGGGGCCTCGGCGCAGCAGGTCCAGGACGAGGTGACCTACCACATCGAAGAGGCCCTCCAGCTCATGGAGCAGGTGAAATGGATCAAGAAGTCCATTTCGCGGCCCGGAATGTCCGACATCACCGTCGAATTCCAGGACAAGTATCGCGGGCCGGACTTTCCGAACATCTACGATGAGCTCAGGCGCAAGATCGCCGACATGCAGCATGAGCTGCCGCCCGGCGCCCAGGCCCCGATCATTGTCGACAGCTTTGCCGACGTCTACGGCATCTACGTGACCTTGGGCGGCGAGGGCTACAGCTGGCGCGATCTCTGGGATACGGCCGATGACCTGAAGAAACAGCTGATCCTGGTCCCTGGGGTGCGCAAGATCGTCATCGACGGCGCGCAGCAGGAGGTGGCCTACCTGACCATCTCGCGCGCCCGCCTGGGCGAGCTCGGCATCCCGGTTGAGCGCATCGCCAGCGTGCTCAAGTCGCAGAACGTGGTGGCCGACGCCGGCAACGTGGCGGTGGGCGACGAGTACCTGCGCATCTGGCCGACCGGCGAGTCGAGCTCGGTGCAGTCCATCGGCGACGTGCTGATCGCATCGGACGAGAAGAAGCTGGTGCGTCTGAGCGATATCGCCGAGATCCAGCGCGCCTACCAGGAGGTCACCGGCAAATACTATTACAGCGACGGCCGGCCGGCGCTGGCCCTGGGCATTTCCCTCCAAGCGGGTCAGAACGTGGTCGCGGTCGGCGAGGCGGTGGACCGGCGCCTGGCCGAGCTGCAGGCCGACGTCCCCATCGGCATGGCGTTGAGCGCGGTCTACGACCAGCCCAAGGAGGTCGATGAATCGGTCAACGGCTTCATCGTCAGCGTCGGCCAGGCGGTGGTCATCGTGCTGGTGGTGCTACTGCTGTTCATGGGCCTGCGCGTCGGCCTCATCATCGGCGCGACGCTGCTGATCACCGTGGCCGGCACCCTGTTCATCATGGCCCTGTACGGAATCGAGCTGCAGCGCATCTCCCTGGGCGCCCTGGTGATCGCACTCGGCATGCTGGTCGACAACGCCATCGTCGTCGCCGAAGGCATGCTGGTGCGCATGAACGCCGGCATGAAGGCGCCCGAGGCGGCCAGCGAGGCGGTCGGCAAGACCATTTGGGCGTTGTTGGGCGGTACCGTCATCGGCATCCTCGCCTTCGCCGGTATCGGCTTTTCGCAGGACAGCACCGGCGAGTTCGCCGGCTCCCTGTTCTACGTCATCCTGATCTCGCTCAGCCTCTCCTGGATCACCGCCATCAGCACCACACCGCTGCTGTGCGGCCTGCTGCTCAAGCCCGGCGAGGCGGGCAGCGAGCAGCAGGATGCCTACAGCGCGGCCCCTTTTCGCATCTACCGCGGGCTGGTCAGCTCGGCCTTGCGCTTGCGCTGGGTCACGATGGGCGTCGTGGTGGGGCTGTTCGTGCTGTCGCTCTGGGGCTTCGGCTTCGTCAAGCAGGCCTTCTTTCCGTATTCCAACACGCCGCTGTTCTTCGTCGACATCTGGGAGCCCCAGGGCACGGACATCCGCAAGACCCGCGAGGACACGCTGCGGGTGTCGGAGTACCTGCGCGGTCTCGAGGGCGTGGAGCAGACCACCTCGGTCATCGGCGGGCCGCATCAGCGCTTCACCCTCGTCTACGACGCCAAGGAGGCGAGCCCGGCCTATGCGCAGATCATCGTGCGCACCGATACCCGCGAGCGCATCGATGCCGTTTGGGACCAGGTCGACGCCTTCCTGAAGCAGGAGCTGTATTGGACCGACCCCATCCTTAAACGGATGATGATCGGCCCCGGTCGCGACAGCAAGATCGAGGCGCGCTTCCATGGACCGGACGCGGCGGTGCTGCGTGAGCTGGCTGGGGAGGCCAAGGCCATCATGCGCGCCGAGCCGGGCACCAAGGAGGTCCGCGACGATTGGCGCGAGCCGGTCAAGGTAGTGCGCCCGATCTTCAACGAGCAGGTCGGCCGACAGCTCGGGATCAGCCGCGAAGACCTCGCCGCCGCGCTGCAATACGCCTTCGAGGGCACCCAAGCTGGACTGTACCGCGACGGCGAGCGGCTGTTGCCGATCCTTTTGCGGGCGCCGGAGGAGGAGCGCGCCGATGTCGCCAACATCCAAGACATCCAGGTCTGGAGCCCGGTACTGCAGAAGGCGGTGCCCGTCGGCCAGGTGGTGAGCGGCTTCGAGACCGAATGGGAGAATCAGGTCATCGGCGGGCGCGACCGCATGCAGACCATCATCGCCTCCTGTAATCCCAAAGGCGCCTTGGCCGGTCCGCTGTTCGAGCAGCTGCGACCGCAGATCGAGGCCATCGCCCTGCCGCCCGGCTACAGCCTGTCCTGGGGCGGCGAATATGAGGACCAGACCAAGGCGCAATCCTCCCTGCTCGGCGCGCTGCCGCCGTCGTTCCTGATCATGATCCTGGTCAGCATCCTGCTCTTCGGCAAGCTCAAGCAGCCGCTGATCATCTGGCTCACGGTGCCGCTGGCGCTGGTCGGCATCACCGCCGGCCTGCTCGCCGTCGATGCCGCCTTCGACTTCATGTCACTGCTGGGCGCCCTGTCCCTGGTGGGGCTGCTGATCAAGAACGCCATCGTGCTCATCGAGGAGATCGACCAGCAGATCGAGACCGGCAAGCCGCCCTTCCCGGCCATCCTCGACTCCGGCGTCAGCCGCATGCGACCGGTATTGCTGGCGGCGGCCACCACCATCCTGGGTCTGATCCCGCTGCTGCCCGATGTCTTCTTCGTCAACATGGCCATCACCATGATGGCGGGGCTCGGCTTCGCGACGGTGCTGACGCTGGTGGTGGTGCCGACGCTGTATGCGATTCTGTTTCGGGTCCGAACGTAGAGCTGCTCTACATCAGTGCGTGCGAGCGGTCGAACGTCGTTTTTGGGTTCCCGGCCCGGTTGGCCTCTTACGCTGCGGAGGAATCAGGCGGATGCTCCAGTCAACGATACACTTGAAAATCCATTCAACGCTCAGGGCCACGCTGCTCGCATCGCCGACGTTAACGACCGAAGCGAATGCAATGTTCCAGAACAGCGCCGCCTTCGAACCGTTTGTTGCCCAGGGCCTGGATGCGACCGCCGAGGCCGGAACCATGACTGGTGAACAAAAGGATCAGCTCGCAATGCGGTTCAACGAAGGCAAGGCCGTATTCGTGTTGATCGGCAAGAGTTGGAAGATCGCGGCCAAGCTGACCGGATCGAGATACTGGCCGGACGACGAGCTGAATGGCCGCTGAGTGAGAGGATGATCCTCTCGCGCATCAACCGCCTCGTCCTGCGTATCGCCATTTCGCTGGCACTGGCGATCGCGATCCTGTGGGCGGGCGCGGCACTCTGGATCGACGGTCCCGAATCCCCCGTGCTCGCCGGTACGCTCGCAGGGGGCCTCGTGCTGCTCGCCGGGCTTTCGGCGCTGATGGTCCGTCCCTGGCGGCGGGCCGTCGTCGCGGTCTTCGTGCCCTTCGCGATCGTGCTTGGCTGGTGGCTGACGCTCGCGCCGAGCAACCAGCGTGATTGGCAGCCGGATGTCGCGCGGCTACCGACAGCGACCGTCGATGGCTCCATACTGACCCTACACAACGTCCGCAACTTCGCGTATCGCGGCGATCAGGCGTTCACCGAGCGTTGGGAGACCCGCACCTACGACCTCGACACCCTCGTCGGCTTCGACCTGTTCATCTCGTTTTGGGGGCCGACAGCCTATGGTCACACCATTGCGAGCTGGGAGTTCGCCGACGGGCGTCAACTTGCGGTCTCGATCGAGACGCGCAAAGAAATCGGCGAGGAGTACTCGGCCCTGCGGGGCTTTTTCCGTCAATACGAGCTCTACTACGTCGTCGCCGACGAGCGCGACGTCATCGGGGTTCGGGCAAACCAACGCGGCGAGACGGTCTACCTCTATCGATTGGGAGGGGCGCCGAGCACGGCCCGCGCGCTGCTGCTCGACTACGTCAAAGAGATCAACGCCATTTCCGAGCGACCGCGCTGGTACAACGCCCTGACCCACAATTGCACCACGACCATCTGGCACCATACGAAGGCGATCGGTATCGGCCCTACGATCGACTGGCGGTTGCTTGCGAACGGCTACGTCGTCGACCTTGCCTACGATCGCGGGACGGTCGACACCGGCCTCGGGCTCGATGAGCTGAAGCGCCGCAGCGATATCACCGCGCGCGCTCGGACGACCGGCGACCCGGAGGCGTTTTCGAGAGCCATCCGGGAGGGATTGCCGCCTCGACCTGATCACGGCGCCGCGAGTGCCGTCCCGCCTGCGCGCTGACTCTTGTTTCACGGGAAAACTGCATGAAACGCACGCTTAGATACGGAGACTATCTGCGAGCCGTCGGCGCCGGGCGGCGTGAGCTCAGCTACAACGCCATCCTGCCGACCCTGCACCGGGACGCGCAGGGGCGCCCGCTGCCGCCACCTACACCCAGCCCCATCCGTCTGCATCCCGACGAGGTCGCGGCGCTGTTGCGTCCCTATGTGTCGGTTCGTTTCATGGACCAGGTCAAGGCGGTGGTGCCGCTCGGGCTCTATCTCGCGCTGTTCCAGGTTCTGATCCTGCGCCAGCTGGTTGCGGACTCCTGGCTGATCAGCGCCGGCCTGTTCGCGGTGATCGTCGGGCTGATGTTCTTCATGGAGGGGCTGAAGCTCGGCCTGATGCCGTTCGGCGAGGTGATCGGGCATAGCCTGCCGCGCAAGTCGCCGCTTCCGCTGGTGCTCTTCATCACCCTGCTGCTCGGCATCGGCGTGACCTTCGCGGAGCCCGCCATCGGCGCGCTCCAAGCCGCGGGGCAGAACGTCTCGCCGGAGCGGGCACCCTATCTCTGGGTGCTGCTCAATCAGTGGTCGGGCGCGCTGGTACTGGTCATCGGCGCCAGCGTCGGTCTGGCGGCGGTGCTCGGCACGTTGCGCTTTCTGTATGGCTGGAGCCTGAAGCCGCTGATCTACGCCGCCCTGGTGCCGGTGATCGGACTGACCCTCTACGGCGCCGGCGACCCGGAGCTGGCCAAGGTGTTGGGGCTCGCTTGGGATGCCGGCGCCGTGACCACCGGGCCGGTCACGGTGCCGCTTGTGCTGGCGCTGGGCATTGGCATTGCGGCCGCCGCCGGCCGCGGGGATTCCGGTCTGTCCGGCTTCGGGATCGTGACCCTGGCGTCGCTGTTTCCCATCATCGGCGTGCTGCTGTTGACCTTCTACGTGGCCGGCACGGTCAGGCCCGCGGAGGTGCTCGCCGCCGCCACCGCCGCAGCGGCCATGCCGGCCGAGGCGCTCGCCTGGTATGAGCGCAGCCCAGGTGTCGAGATCGTCTTGGGGCTGCGCGCCATCCTGCCGCTGGTGATCTTCCTGTTCCTGATCCTGAAGCTGGTGCTGAAGGAGCCGTTGCCGCGCCCGCGGGAGATGTGGCTCGGCATCGGGCTGACGGTGCTCGGCATGTGCCTGTTCAACCTCGGGCTGACATACGGGCTGTCCATGCTCGGCGGGGGCGCCGGTGCCTTGGTGCCGGCCGCCTTCATGCAGGTGCCGGGCGCGGCGGGTTCGCCGCTGTACGTCTATGCGGTCGGGCTCACCCTGGCCCTGGTGTTCGCCTGGGTGCTCGGCTTCGGCGCCACCATCGCCGAGCCGGCCCTGAACGCACTCGGCGTCACCGCGGAGCAACTGACCAACGGCTTTTTCAAGAAGCGCACGCTGATCCTTGCGGTCTCGGTCGGCGTCGCCTGCGGCATTGCGCTCGGCCTGACCAAGCTGATCTTCGACCTGCCGCTGGCCTGGCTGGTGGTGCCGCCCTATCTGCTCGCCGCGGCCCTGACCGCGGTGTCCTCGGAGGAGTTCGTCAACGTCGCCTGGGACAGCGCCGGTGTCACCACCGGCCCCATCACGGTGCCGCTGGTGCTGGCGATGGGGCTCGGTTTCGGCAACGCGACCCAGGCCGTCGAGGGCTTCGGCATCCTCTGTCTGGCTTCCATCGGCCCGATCATCAGCGTGCTGTTGACGGGCCTTTGGGCGGGCATGCGGGCCAAGCTACAGGAGCGGGCCGCCCGGCATGCGCAGCCCATCCACCATGAGCAGGAGATTCAAACACAGGTATGAACGACAACAAGATCACCTATCTGATCGATGTAGCCATGATCACCTGCATCGTCTCGGCCGGGCGCGGCGACACCGTGATCAAGGCCGCACAGGCGATCGGGGCCACCGGCGCGCTGGTCTACCACGCCCGCGGCATCGGCCCACGGGAGCGGCTCGGACTGCTGGGCATCGCGATCGAGGCGGAGAAGGACGTCGTCAACGTCCTGGTCGCCAGCGATTACCAGGACGCGGTCTTCGAGGCGATCTACCGCGCCTCGGAGCTCAATGTGCCCGGTGCCGGCATGGCTTACATCACACCCATCGAGAGGTTGGCGACCTATATCCCACGCGAGATCCTGGAGCGCGTATCCGGCCAAGAGGATACGCCATGAGCGACCCGCAAACGCCGGCGCCCATCCCGGGCGCGGCCGCCAAGCTCATCTCCTGCATCCTGCCCGACGACGGTACCGAGCGGCGCTTGCTGGGCTGGCTGCGCGACCAACAGGGTATCCTGCGG
This region includes:
- a CDS encoding efflux RND transporter periplasmic adaptor subunit, whose product is MKTVVVEVPDIGGVRRFPGRIDALNKAEVAFRVPGTIAELPVKEGDLVEQGQLLVALDPTDFEITVKDAQASFDRADNDFKRAQELVEKDFISRTDFDEKEAQFKSAQAALDQAKQDLSYTRLTASFPATVAKRYVQRFEEVQAKQPVLALQDSTQLEVRIDMPENIMLSIRPPGSGQPEAGRVPVTASFDNRPGREFDLTLREVATRADPKTQTFEVSFTMPAPKDFLVLPGMTATVTADLSKVATADTVFYLPAAAVTADESLQPFVWVVDETTMRVQKTPVEVGRLTGRSIAVKDGLTPGSRVVTAGVGYLAEGMPVRLLPEREEAEPRPGEVPSESPLPASAPPAS
- a CDS encoding Lnb N-terminal periplasmic domain-containing protein, yielding MILSRINRLVLRIAISLALAIAILWAGAALWIDGPESPVLAGTLAGGLVLLAGLSALMVRPWRRAVVAVFVPFAIVLGWWLTLAPSNQRDWQPDVARLPTATVDGSILTLHNVRNFAYRGDQAFTERWETRTYDLDTLVGFDLFISFWGPTAYGHTIASWEFADGRQLAVSIETRKEIGEEYSALRGFFRQYELYYVVADERDVIGVRANQRGETVYLYRLGGAPSTARALLLDYVKEINAISERPRWYNALTHNCTTTIWHHTKAIGIGPTIDWRLLANGYVVDLAYDRGTVDTGLGLDELKRRSDITARARTTGDPEAFSRAIREGLPPRPDHGAASAVPPAR
- a CDS encoding potassium channel family protein, which produces MRDLLLFVNNFYVIARFVRQVFVFLCLLLMLLGLALAWAEDWTLGDAAYFTLITGLTVGYGDITPVTTLGRIASVASAIVGVGATGLYVAIASKAVATAIRGQRPRRDTKIADADVD
- a CDS encoding HlyD family secretion protein → MKTTTRLVTFLALLLFVWYLFADRITPYTSLARVKAIVIEVVPQVSGYVAALAVTNAQLVEGGDLLARIDQRPFVLEVEKARSALQSATQSVGASSSQVEVAQATLTQAEINLENVKVQSARIFELEQKGLVAKAKADDMRADLAAAESKVAGAQADLEKARQQLGDQGADNAQIRSAIAQLGEAELDLEWTELHAPSRGVVVDLTIGEGTFAKAGQALMNLVSFEDVWVEAYLTENNLARVSVGDPVDIVLDLYPGRIFKGEVSSITNAASVGPDSPGSLPSVPKEQAWLRDPQRFPVRIRMLGYEIGSENADIRRNLNGQANVIVYTGDNGFLNALGAAWIRLISWLSYAY
- a CDS encoding efflux RND transporter permease subunit — protein: MNIGEYSVRNPVISWLLVIILIGGGLWGFQGMGKLEDPAFTVKVAKVITYYPGASAQQVQDEVTYHIEEALQLMEQVKWIKKSISRPGMSDITVEFQDKYRGPDFPNIYDELRRKIADMQHELPPGAQAPIIVDSFADVYGIYVTLGGEGYSWRDLWDTADDLKKQLILVPGVRKIVIDGAQQEVAYLTISRARLGELGIPVERIASVLKSQNVVADAGNVAVGDEYLRIWPTGESSSVQSIGDVLIASDEKKLVRLSDIAEIQRAYQEVTGKYYYSDGRPALALGISLQAGQNVVAVGEAVDRRLAELQADVPIGMALSAVYDQPKEVDESVNGFIVSVGQAVVIVLVVLLLFMGLRVGLIIGATLLITVAGTLFIMALYGIELQRISLGALVIALGMLVDNAIVVAEGMLVRMNAGMKAPEAASEAVGKTIWALLGGTVIGILAFAGIGFSQDSTGEFAGSLFYVILISLSLSWITAISTTPLLCGLLLKPGEAGSEQQDAYSAAPFRIYRGLVSSALRLRWVTMGVVVGLFVLSLWGFGFVKQAFFPYSNTPLFFVDIWEPQGTDIRKTREDTLRVSEYLRGLEGVEQTTSVIGGPHQRFTLVYDAKEASPAYAQIIVRTDTRERIDAVWDQVDAFLKQELYWTDPILKRMMIGPGRDSKIEARFHGPDAAVLRELAGEAKAIMRAEPGTKEVRDDWREPVKVVRPIFNEQVGRQLGISREDLAAALQYAFEGTQAGLYRDGERLLPILLRAPEEERADVANIQDIQVWSPVLQKAVPVGQVVSGFETEWENQVIGGRDRMQTIIASCNPKGALAGPLFEQLRPQIEAIALPPGYSLSWGGEYEDQTKAQSSLLGALPPSFLIMILVSILLFGKLKQPLIIWLTVPLALVGITAGLLAVDAAFDFMSLLGALSLVGLLIKNAIVLIEEIDQQIETGKPPFPAILDSGVSRMRPVLLAAATTILGLIPLLPDVFFVNMAITMMAGLGFATVLTLVVVPTLYAILFRVRT
- a CDS encoding DUF2955 domain-containing protein produces the protein MPTEPSTEIGLPEPADDQASARQTHDRRALRLGLGVTLTFVIALAYDWTLAYLAPIFTAPLLQAPRAPTPRAAVGILLVTSLIMALCLMAGGVSQAYPALFLLALFPALFWTFRSGLRGGSSLVMILLLVGLMLVPMVANTTVEITRDVAGSFVGNIGVSLAVTLLLFALLPPLPTEPTPAPKPVLPAAEVDRRAWILTAITGSYAVAYFSFGWTNVHTPIYIAIYAYSANLARGLTVTKGILAANVAAGLVTLVMYQLTVMAPHFPFVATMTLAVVLVLARMITSDAPWAPLAGFALSVVMILYGESIIPFSDEGGANFADRLGELGMAAIYALVALYVLDAYFPPREAGSGDAQASAAPAAEN
- a CDS encoding rhodanese-like domain-containing protein; this translates as MNPRWLSSVVAATFLLASTMILSASEEQQVPERKQTTLGLYMNAAQAYEQWKAAPEKVTIIDVRTPEEYAFVGHPEMAWNIPFAFVTYQRKDGKTEYGPKMNADFVEQVKELAGTTDTVLLICRSGDRSAKAVELLAAAGLENVYTVTDGFEGDKVKDPGSVFDGKRMRNGWKNSAPWVYDIDPEKLILEEYASEHKQ